The Arachis hypogaea cultivar Tifrunner chromosome 16, arahy.Tifrunner.gnm2.J5K5, whole genome shotgun sequence genome contains a region encoding:
- the LOC112754984 gene encoding protein COFACTOR ASSEMBLY OF COMPLEX C SUBUNIT B CCB1, chloroplastic encodes MAATKMLLSPHPHPHHPLCSSPPFLAKSHWLQQQPPQVPRKLHVSLQDPIIDYIITNQQQELNPNSNSLVLLAESVGYSTASYYTSLGLFVISVPGLWSLIKRSVKSKIVKKTFIGEGEKKAPNQVAGEILSFFTRNNFAVTNRGETITFEGTMVPSRGQAALLTFCTCISLASVALVLTITVPDFGNNWFFITALSPLAGAYYWTRASRKEEIKVKMIVDDDGTLSEIVVQGDDQQVEQMRKELNLSEKGMVYVKGVFER; translated from the exons atggcagCAACAAAGATGCTGTTATCCCCACACCCACACCCACACCACCCTCTCTGTtcttctcctccatttcttgcgAAATCCCACTGGCTACAACAACAACCCCCTCAAGTACCAAGGAAGCTCCATGTGTCCCTTCAAGACCCCATTATCGATTACATCATCACAAACCAGCAACAAGAACTGAACCCTAATTCTAATTCCCTGGTGTTGCTTGCGGAGAGTGTTGGTTATTCTACAGCCAGTTATTATACTTCTTTGGGTCTCTTTGTTATATCTGTTCCTGGACTTTGGTCCCTCATCAAACGTTCTGTCAAATCCAAA ATTGTGAAGAAGACTTTCATAGGTGAAGGGGAAAAGAAGGCGCCAAATCAGGTTGCTGGGGAGATACTATCATTCTTCACTCGTAACAACTTTGCGGTGACCAATAGAGGAGAAACAATCAC GTTTGAAGGAACGATGGTTCCTAGCAGGGGCCAAGCAGCACTATTAACTTTCTGCACTTGCATAAGTCTTGCAAGTGTGGCACTTGTGCTCACCATAACTGTCCCGGATTTCGGCAATAACTGGTTTTTTATCACAGCCTTAAGTCCATTGGC TGGTGCATATTACTGGACTCGGGCATCTAGAAAGGAGGAAATTAAGGTGAAAATGATTGTTGATGATGATGGAACCTTATCAGAGATCGTTGTTCAAGGTGATGACCAACAAGTTGAACAAATGAGAAAGGAACTCAATCTCAGTGAAAAAGGAATGGTCTATGTTAAAGGCGTTTTTGAAAGATGA
- the LOC112754983 gene encoding cytochrome b-c1 complex subunit Rieske-4, mitochondrial: MLRVAAKRLSSLSSSSWRANRAASAFVSRNPIAPHYDSHDGGSAPQPQFFLPFRGFATGLPVHANENSIIPEIPATVAAVKNPSSKIVYDEHNHERYPPGDPSKRAFAYFVLTGGRFVYASLVRLLILKFVLSMSASKDVLALASLEVDLSSIEPGTTVTVKWRGKPVFIRRRTEDDIKLANSVDVGSLRDPQQDAERVKNPEWLIVIGVCTHLGCIPLPNAGDFGGWFCPCHGSHYDISGRIRKGPAPYNLEVPTYTFLEENKLLIG; the protein is encoded by the exons ATGTTGAGGGTTGCAGCAAAGAGGTTGTCTTCTCTGTCATCGTCTTCATGGAGAGCTAACCGTGCCGCCTCTGCCTTCGTCTCTCGGAACCCCATCGCCCCTCACTATGACTCCCACGATGGCGGATCCGCTCCCCAACCCCAATTCTTTCTCCCATTCCGAG GTTTTGCTACTGGATTGCCAGTCCATGCAAACGAAAACAGCATTATTCCTGAAATTCCAGCAACTGTCGCAGCTGTAAAAAACCCTTCCTCTAAGATTGTATACGATGAACACAATCATGAACGATATCCTCCTGGTGACCCAAGCAAGAGGGCATTTGCCTACTTTGTCCTAACAGGTGGCAGATTTGTCTATGCCTCTCTTGTCCGTCTCCTTATCCTCAAGTTTGTGCTCAGTATGTCGGCCAGTAAGGATGTTCTTGCTCTGGCTTCACTTGAAGTTGATCTCTCCAGCATTGAGCCAGGCACCACTGTGACTGTTAAGTGGCGTGGAAAGCCTGTGTTCATCAGGCGTAGGACGGAAGATGATATTAAGCTGGCAAACAGTGTTGACGTTGGATCTCTTCGCGATCCACAGCAGGATGCGGAGAGAGTCAAGAACCCCGAGTGGCTCATTGTGATTGGGGTTTGCACACATTTGGGTTGTATACCCTTGCCAAATGCTGGTGACTTTGGTGGCTGGTTTTGCCCCTGTCATGGTTCACATTACGATATATCTGGCAGAATTAGGAAAGGACCAGCGCCATACAATCTGGAGGTACCAACATATACCTTCTTGGAAGAGAACAAGTTGTTAATTGGTTGA